From a single Cryptococcus deuterogattii R265 chromosome 5, complete sequence genomic region:
- a CDS encoding ubiquinol-cytochrome c reductase subunit 6, whose product MAADNMTQQTAAAPVEQQQETSGFFSSFVSYFVPTAHADDSEEEEKEEPAEEEEEEEEPEDIAPAIREECEKSVCAEHVHHFAHCQEKVEAGEGFPGEDCVEEFFHVLHCVDACAAPKIFKKLA is encoded by the exons ATGGCCGCCGACAACATGACACAACAGACCGCCGCTGCCCCCGTTGAGCAACAGCAAGAGACTTCCGGCTTTTTCTCCAGCTTCGTCTCTTACTTCGTCCCTAC TGCTCACGCCGACGActctgaggaagaagaaaaagaggagcccgctgaggaggaagaagaggaggaggagcccGAGGAC ATCGCCCCTGCCATCCGAGAGGAGTGTGAGAAGAGTGTGTGCGCCGAGCACGTTCACCACTTTGCGCACTGCcaggagaaggttgaggcTGGTGAGGGTTTCCCGGGAGAGGACTGTGTTGAGGAGTTCTTCCACGTCTTGCACTGTGTTGAC GCCTGCGCCGCCCCCAAGATCTTCAAGAAGCTCGCGTAG
- a CDS encoding sorting nexin MVP1 has protein sequence MFNSPRPMASSYNYTDPLSNSAAAGAVFGELDPWSSAPSPAGSATPARTTASLSEGRNETENGSKEEGLNGLINDPPALYVSLLDQLDANSTGEVSLAAVHRLLNTSKLPAVVVEKIIHLTSRDKSTLTRPEFFCALALVSLAQSSSNPNDISIEKLSSSLSNLPLPKLKPSDPPSALSSAAANTAADTGFKAWDGTISKGTTYSADSSTFRSTDPVVNSSGNGWWKDKERIVVTLIPEKEGWFLQKYRIESDKRGEGPVARRYSDFVWLMDVLEKRYPFRILPPLPPKRINPSSAFIEARRLALIRLLSFLTAHPVLRTDACLNIFLTSSSFESWRKRTPVSTDEESLSKKLTTAQEMSIPSDLELKLGNLKERLPAMLGHYTRLVLMAERSLVRLQVQAAEAARMAMSTQSIGELVPRCCWRNVQGNDGENAGGVARECELCEGVGKGWGDVGNGWVSVGEELEKGVQLLQKHIEALKSQRDLYSSFHALFYRHSKLSLDNVDALRKKVDSRFSKIESLKSAKKPGWEGEVDKLVSQSDRDTAEIQHLLARRVFVRACMWHELSVVFHSMQAAQGTMGWRDYVKDQKEGTQRLNSVWQGLEETLESMPLE, from the exons ATGTTCAACTCGCCACGACCAATGGCCAGTTCTTACAACTACACTGACCCCCTGTCAAATTCGGCTGCGGCTGGCGCGGTCTTTGGAGAGCTGGACCCCTGGAGCAGTGCACCTAGCCCAGCAGGGAGTGCAACTCCTGCAAGGACCACTGCATCATTGtctgaaggaagaaatgaaacTGAAAATGGCagtaaagaagagggtCTGAATGGGTTAATCA ACGATCCCCCTGCGCTATATGTCTCTTTGCTCGACCAACTAGATGCTAACAGTACTGGGGAGGTGTCCTTAGCTGCTGTTCATCGATTACTGAATACTAGCAAGCTGCCTGCTGTGGTCGTTGAAAAG ATCATTCATCTTACGTCTCGAGATAAATCAACTCTCACACGACCCGAGTTCTTCTGCGCCCTGGCCCTCGTCTCACTCGCTCAATCGTCCTCCAACCCCAATGACATCTCAATCGAAAagctctcctcttccctttccaacctTCCCTTACCCAAGCTCAAGCCTTCTGATCCTCCATCAGCCTTATCTAGTGCGGCTGCTAATACTGCTGCCGACACTGGGTTCAAAGCCTGGGATGGGACTATCAGTAAAGGCACAACGTATAGTGCGGATAGCAGCACTTTTAGATCCACTGATCCAGTGGTGAACTCTAGTGGGAACGGGTGGTGGAAGGATAAAGAACGGATAGTGGTGACTCTCATAcctgagaaggaagggtggTTTTTGCAAAAGTATCGAATAGAAAGTGAT aagagaggagaaggaccTGTAGCGAGGAGGTACAGTGATTTTGTGTGGCTGATGGATGTTTTAGAGAAGCGATAT CCCTTCCGCATATTGCCCCCTCTTCCGCCGAAGCGCATAAATC CGTCTTCTGCTTTCATTGAGGCTCGTCGCCTAGCTTTGATCCGCCTCTTATCTTTCCTCACTGCTCACCCCGTCCTCCGCACAGACGCATGCCTCAACATTTTCCTTACCTCGTCCTCATTCGAATCCTGGCGCAAGCGTACCCCCGTCTCCACGGACGAAGAGTCACTTTCTAAAAAGCTGACCACGGCGCAAGAGATGTCAATTCCCTCCGATCTCGAGCTCAAGCTTGGCAATTTGAAAGAACGATTACCGGCGATGTTGGGGCATTATACTCGATTAGTGCTGATGGCGGAAAGGAGCCTGGTAAGGTTGCAGGTGCAAGCGGCTGAAGCTGCGAGAATGGCGATGAGCACGCAAAGTATCGGAGAGCTGGTGCCCAGATGTTGTTGGAGGAATGTGCAAGGCAATGACGGTGAGAATGCGGGAGGAGTAGCGAGGGAATGCGAACTATGCGAAGGAGTAGGAAAGGGGTGGGGAGACGTAGGTAATGGATGGGTCAGTGTTggtgaagagcttgaaaagGGA GTGCAGTTATTACAAAAACACATTGAAGCCCTCAAATCACAACGCGATCTCtactcctccttccacgCCCTTTTCTATCGACATAGCAAACTGTCACTGGATAATGTCGATGCTCTTCGCAAAAAAGTAGACTCTCGGTTCAGTAAGATTGAGTCTCTCAAATCCGCAAAAAAGCCTGGATGGGAGGGTGAAGTCGACAAGCTTGTCAGCCAAAGCGATAGAGACACTGCAGAAATCCAACATCTATTGGCCAGAAGAGTGTTCGTGAGAGCTTGTATGTGGCACGAACTGAGTGTGGTGTTCCACTCAATGCAGGCTGCCCAGGGCACCATGGGCTGGAGGGACTACGTAAAGGATCAGAAAGAGGGGACACAGAGGTTGAACAGTGTTTGGCAAGGGTTGGAAGAGACTTTGGAGAGTATGCCGTTGGAATAA
- a CDS encoding mitochondrial protein translates to MDEETTSRDSFAATSPDTPSSPCNPTSSSIEDDRKLYYNEALKGGFRGALLAAAITGTSYFVFAKRSPTFRSLPLPAKAFAGVVISVPCIFISAERSALAYERAQWSGVGQKEIERNLERQSEKWGKMTQMEKAKNWASVHKYSLISAAWVGSLGLAFGIVARNPYQSTAQKIVQARMWAQGLTVGLLVGGALLAGANSNPPDEFSKVREGDHSWRDILELDEHLTKEERAQLHGNADPKKLKEIHEAALKRKAAAGKP, encoded by the exons ATGGACGAAGAGACTACTTCGCGCGATAGCTTCGCAGCAACGAGTCCTGAcactccatcatctccatgC AACCCCACTTCCAGTTCcattgaagatgacagGAAACTCTACTACAACGAAGCCCTGAAAGGTGGTTTTCGTGGAGCTTTGCTTGCTGCCGCCATCACGGGAACATCGTACTTTGTTTTTGCTAAGCGTTCACCCACATTTCGCTCTTTACCCCTCCCTGCGAAGGCCTTTGCCGGAGTAGTCATCAGTGTTCCTTGTATATTCATCTCCGCCGAGAGGTCTGCTCTGGCGTACGAGCGCGCGCAATGGTCTGGTGTCGgccagaaggagattgagcgCAATTTGGAGAGGCAGTCAGAAAAATGGGGGAAGATGACACAAATGGAAAAGGCTAAGAATTGGGCCTCAGTTCACAAATATAGTCTTATCAGTGCCGC TTGGGTCGGGTCATTAGGTTTAGCGTTCGGCATCGTTGCCAGAAACCCATATCAGAGTACAGCTCAGAAGATCGTGCAAGCCCGTATGTGGGCACAAG GTCTCACCGTTGGACTCTTAGTTGGAGGTGCCTTGTTGGCTGGTGCCAACTCTAATCCCCCTGATGAGTTTAGTAAAGTGAGGGAAGGCGACCACTCATGGCGAGACATCCTCG AACTTGACGAGCACTTGACTAAAGAGGAGCGTGCCCAGCTACATGGGAACGCCGACCCTAAAAAGCTGAAGGAGATCCATGAGGCCGCGCTCAAGAGAAAAGCTGCGGCTGGTAAACCATAG
- a CDS encoding HIV Tat-specific factor 1: protein MPSNAPIPGQFEQDTRVSFDQVSGKWQYEDDEGTEHEWNGTAWIPIIDDELVRAQQAAYSVPGVDESTPSNAAIAREERRNKKRKKGEKDYTSNTSNAPAAHVTSKPAPAPSAPKKTGVWVTNLPPNATVQKLADVFSKAGVLHIDDEGNPRIKMYYDDEGNFKGEAWVVYFKEGSVDLAITLLDDTELELGAGYPPMRVKVAEYFKDQDKGKDKEKKEKKEEEKKKLTAEEKQRMSKRMKTLQSKITWRSDDESDDAAAPLGGAPAPTNNRFARVVVLKGMFVLEDLEKDPALLLELKEEVREEAETLGQVTSVILYDKEEDGVMTIKFKEPVSAQACVAKMNNRYFDGRVIYAGLYNGKERFKKSGGRTFDEDGDQEEKERLDNFAHWLVEGEDEEAVKK, encoded by the exons ATGCCATCAAACGCCCCCATACCCGGACAGTTCGAGCAAGACACTCGAGTCTCTTTTGACCAAGTTTCCGGCAAGTGGCAGtacgaagatgatgaagggaCAGAGCATGAATGGAATGGTACTGCTTGGATCCCTATC attgatgatgagcttgtAAGAGCGCAACAAGCCGCGTACTCAGTACCCGGTGTAGATGAATCA ACACCTTCCAATGCGGCGATCGCAAGAGAAGAACGCCGTAAcaagaagcggaagaagggagagaaggactATACCTCAAATACTTCCAACGCCCCAGCGGCGCACGTCACCTCCAAACCTGCTCCCGCCCCGTCCGCACCCAAGAAAACTGGCGTTTGGGTCACAAATCTTCCGCCAAACGCCACCGTCCAAAAGCTTGCCGATGTCTTCTCCAAGGCCGGAGTTCTGCatattgatgatgaaggcaACCCCCGCATCAAGATGTActatgatgatgaaggaaatTTCAAAGGTGAAGCTTGGGTTGTATATTTCAAGGAAGGCAGTGTGGACCTTGCAATCACACTGCTGGATGACACCGAGCTCGAGCTGGGTGCTGGGTATCCACCTATGAGGGTCAAAGTCGCAGAATATTTTAAAGATCAGGACAAGGGAAAGgacaaagagaagaaagagaaaaaggaagaggaaaaaaagaaattgaCGGCCGAAGAGAAGCAACGAATGAgcaagaggatgaagactCTTCAAAG TAAAATCACCTGGCGCTCGGATGATGAGTCCGATgatgctgctgctcctcTCGGAGGTGCTCCTGCCCCGACAAACAACCGTTTTGCTCGTGTAGTCGTGTTGAAGGGAATGTTCGTCCTCGAGGACCTAGAGAAGGATCCAGCATTATTGCTAGAactgaaagaagaggtcagagaagaagcagagacGCTTGGTCAAGTCACGAGTGTTATTTTGTATGAT aaagaagaagacggtgtAATGACCATTAAATTCAAGGAACCCGTATCAGCGCAGGCGTGTGTAGCGAAGATGAACAATAGATATTTCGACGGTCGAGTA ATCTACGCCGGTCTCTAtaatggaaaggaaagattcaagaaATCTGGCGGACGAACGTtcgatgaagatggcgaccaggaagagaaggagcgaTTGGACAACTTTGCACATTGGCTGGTggagggcgaggatgaagaagccgTCAAGAAGTAA
- a CDS encoding TKL protein kinase, which yields MKRGQSSSALAGKTSRSRSQSRPARRKSNGKLWADSLPNGQDGEDATSPKKRKRSRAGSFSTEDSWVETSGDEWEPDFIAESDRNLIHYAPPTTLHRLRKAELVRLWKVAGMWDSEDIPDDTNEDEAIGDMGKKELVDGLIAARVHQTGRLISPLPSSPNRRIRRQSTLSPIPATPPPSSPLAESSSPGVTPKPRPRTRSRVQLETPLVRRQPRPSRPTRTLTKRHTKSEARSRRIRSQLAKKVKGKSENGDESELTELSDSDNGANGVEHTPIVKRLRPRGVRGGGSFMKEPSTDVTDSEDDAEEADAEATEVEEEPQPKERKSRSKSISQANLTKYDGDVDMAPASEQRSSKSLPTRGAKKKAIERMQGIERGREDEDMEMDKEGDIEMEKGTPTPPATPPRRGLPSRPSTPKLDQESAMVGSPTLSVASETETTTPRPVHTTRSGKAFGAIQNRRLQLLQEARNDPDMDDEDGSDEEDGEPELNIDLSEATMASLIRLLRDELVQMCEARGIEVGGTKPQLAKALLEWRDEQEGSYPSSTSTARPSPPRTAMPRRKSKSKSKARSKFKSNKHVPAIGTAAHAPGKPTPVLLRSHIHANDPETPPLSKGEEGDVEEEKKGTEAELNLDLQELGLEDSVIKPSQLTKLEKIGSGGFKDVYVGKFRGRKVAISEFRSHLSEMDIRELKLLAEFSHPNIVRFRGICIPEDSTHVPCMLVSELCENGDLFDYIRNVPCPTLKRLLSLMLDIARGLEYLHTRKPSIIHRDCKSSNILINRSGVAKVGDFGLARVKNSTRSMIRSLVGTVNWQAPELWHPTPRYDYKVDVFSAGMVYWEMMSGWIGEKKYPWEGHNEHYIYDAVGTKHRRPPVTGMRKHWGSEPVNLMERMWHQDPAERPTMTDVVHDLESMLAELK from the exons ATGAAAAGGGGCCAGTCTTCCAGCGCACTGGCTGGTAAAACCAGTCGATCGCGTTCACAATCGAGACCTGCCAGACGAAAAAGTAACGGCAAGCTTTGGGCTGACTCACTACCAAATGGACAGGACGGTGAAGACGCCACTAGCCCAAAAAAGCGAAAACGGTCAAGAGCCGGGTCTTTTTCAACGGAGGACAGCTGGGTGGAAACCAGTGGAGATGAATGGGAGCCAGATTTCATCGCCGAGA GCGACCGAAATCTGATCCACTATGCACCACCGACAACATTACATAGACTACGGAAAGCTGAATTAGTGAGATTATGGAAGGTAGCCGGTATGTGGGATAGTGAAGACATTCCAGATGACACgaatgaggacgaggcGATTGGCGATATGGGTAAAAAAGAGCTTGTCGATGGTCTTATTGCTGCC CGAGTACATCAAACAGGGCGCCTTATTTCGCCGcttccctcatctccaaaccGTCGTATTCGCCGACAATCTACACTTTCCCCTATCCCCGCTACCCCTCCGCCGTCCTCTCCACTTGCCgaatcatcatccccaGGTGTGACTCCAAAACCGCGACCTCGTACAAGATCACGCGTTCAATTAGAAACTCCCCTCGTTCGTCGGCAGCCACGCCCTTCACGTCCAACTCGTACTTTGACTAAACGCCATACTAAGTCGGAGGCGAGGTCTAGGCGAATAAGGTCCCAGCTGGCAAAGAAAGTCAAGGGTAAAAGCGAGAACGGCGACGAGAGCGAACTTACCGAGTTATCTGACTCTGATAATGGTGCAAACGGAGTAGAACACACGCCCATAGTAAAAAGATTACGGCCTAGAGGAGtgcgaggaggagggagcTTCATGAAAGAACCCTCAACGGACGTCACGGActcggaagatgatgccGAAGAGGCCGATGCGGAAGCCActgaagtggaagaagagcccCAgccaaaggaaaggaagtcGCGAAGCAAATCCATTTCTCAGGCGAACCTTACAAAATACGATGGCGATGTTGATATGGCCCCAGCGAGCGAGCAAAGGTCATCAAAAAGCCTTCCTACGAGGGgagccaagaagaaggctatTGAACGGATGCAAGGTATTGAACGCGGTagggaagacgaagacatggaaatggataaggaaggagatattgaaatggaaaaaggcACGCCTACGCCACCAGCAACTCCTCCACGAAGGggccttccttctcgcccaTCGACTCCTAAGCTCGACCAGGAATCTGCTATGGTCGGCTCGCCCACCCTTTCCGTCGCGAGCGAGACCGAAACAACTACCCCTCGGCCAGTACACACTACTCGCTCCGGCAAGGCTTTCGGTGCAATCCAGAATCGTCGTCTCCAGCTTCTCCAAGAAGCGCGGAATGACCCCGACATggacgacgaggatggaagtgacgaggaggatggagagccTGAACTGAATATAGATTTGAGCGAAGCTACGATGGCGAGCTTGATAAGGCTATTGCGAGATGAGTTAGTGCAGATGTGCGAAGCTCGAGGAATTGAGGTTGGGGGCACTAAGCCGCAATTGGCAAAGGCGCTATTAGAATGG CGCGATGAACAAGAGGGCTCTTatccatcttcaacctcaaccgCTCgaccatctcctcctcgtaCTGCTATGCCCCGACGCAAGTCTAAATCTAAATCCAAAGCTAGATCCAAATTCAAGTCCAATAAGCATGTACCCGCCATCGGCACCGCCGCTCACGCACCCGGTAAACCCACGccagttcttcttcgctcacATATTCATGCCAACGATCCCGAAACGCCACCTTTGTCCAAGGGTGAGGAAGGTGAcgtggaagaggagaagaaggggacaGAAGCAGAGTTAAACTTAGATCTCCAAGAGTTGGGATTGGAAGATTCAGTTATTAAACCGAGCCAACTGACaaagctggagaagattggTAGTGGCGGCTTCAAGGA CGTATACGTCGGGAAGTTTAGAGGCAGGAAGGTGGCGATCTCTGAGTTTAGAAGCCATTTGAGCGAGA TGGACATAAGAGAGTTGAAGCTACTTGCCGAATTCAGTCATCCAAACATCGTTCGCTTC AGGGGTATCTGTATTCCCGAAGACTCTACACACGTGCCATGCATGCTCGTCAGCGAGCTGTGCGAGAACGGCGATCTGTTCGATTACATT CGCAACGTCCCATGCCCCACTCTGAAACGCCTCTTGAGCCTTATGCTCGACATCGCTCGAGGCCTAGAATACCTTCACACCCGCAAACCTTCTATCATCCATCGAGACTGTAAATCTTCgaacatcctcatcaatcGTTCTGGGGTGGCTAAAGTAGGAGATTTCGGCTTGGCACGTGTGAAGAACTCGACGAGATCTATGATTAGAAGCCTGGTGGGGACAGTGAACTGGCAAGCACCTGAACTTTGGCATCCGACGCCTAGATATGACTACAAAGTAGATGTGTTCTCGGCAGGGATGGTATATTGGGAAATGATGTCAGGATGGATTGGAGAGAAA AAATACCCCTGGGAAGGACATAACGAACATTACATTTATGACGCTGTTGGGACGAAGCATCGCCGTCCACCTGTGACAGGCATGCGCAAGCATTGGGGATCTGAGCCGGTGAAtctgatggagaggatgtggCATCAAGATCCTGCCGAGAGACCGACGATGACAGATGTAGTGCATGATCTTGAGAGCATGTTAGCAGAGCTCAAGTGA
- a CDS encoding endoribonuclease L-PSP: MSGLQYFNYKGYGTEKAEKEFRYSQAVRVGDTIQCSGQGGWDPETGDFPKTKEINAQIDQAFRNVDLALKAAGSKGWEQVYRVNSYHLPLNDESQEAMVRNFRKWMPDHNPLWTCVGVTRLGFDDMRVEIEVQAYAPKDKQ; the protein is encoded by the exons ATGTCTGGCCTTCAGTATTTCAACTACAAAGGTTATGGGACCGAAAAAGCCGAGAAGGAATTTCGTTATTCTCAGGCTGTGAGAGTGGGTGACACCATTCAGTGCTCAGGACAGG GTGGATGGGATCCCGAGACCGGTGACTTCCCCAAAACCAAAGAAATTAACGCTCAGATCGATCAAGCGTTCAGGAATGTCGATTTGGCTCTCAAAGCGGCCGGATCCAAGGGCTGGGAGCAG GTCTACCGCGTTAACTCataccatcttcctctcaacGATGAAAGCCAGGAAGCCATGGTCCGTAATTTCCGCAAATGGATGCCAGATCATAACCCGCTTTGGACATGCGTTGGAGTGACCAGGTTAGGATTTGACGACATGAGAGTTGAGATAGAGGTTCAAGCCTATGCTCCCAAAGATAAGCAGTAG